A genomic region of Caulobacter vibrioides contains the following coding sequences:
- a CDS encoding DNA cytosine methyltransferase, producing the protein MNRNGQRRFLEFFAGGGMARLGLGADWSCAFANDFDPVKAATYRANFADAGEHFQEGDVFALSAEHLPPADLAWASSPCQDFSLAGARAGLAGGRSSAFFGFWSLMRALSAQGRAPSVIVIENVVGLLTSHGGADFTALCRALHEEGYRFGALEIDAGAFVPQSRPRVFVVATRNAPGDLVGSSVFQTRAVREAAARLPADLQAGWVWWGAPSPPARNTDLASMLEPDDRVVWNPPERTAALLALMAPSHRAAVEARRVGRERAVGAVFRRMRGGEQRAEVRFDGLAGCLRTPRGGSSRQTLLVIDEGEVRSRLISPREAARLMGLPDSYHLPKSQTAGLQVMGDGVAVPVVRWLAETLLAPLVDSKTANLAAE; encoded by the coding sequence ATGAATCGGAACGGTCAACGGCGCTTTCTGGAGTTCTTCGCCGGTGGCGGCATGGCCCGCCTCGGCCTGGGCGCCGATTGGTCATGCGCCTTCGCCAACGACTTCGATCCAGTCAAGGCGGCGACCTATCGCGCCAATTTCGCGGACGCCGGCGAACACTTCCAGGAAGGCGACGTCTTCGCCCTGAGCGCTGAGCATTTGCCCCCCGCCGACCTCGCCTGGGCCTCCAGCCCTTGCCAGGACTTCAGTCTGGCGGGCGCGAGGGCGGGTCTGGCGGGGGGGCGCTCTTCGGCTTTCTTCGGCTTCTGGAGCTTGATGCGGGCGCTCTCGGCGCAGGGGCGCGCGCCGTCCGTCATCGTGATCGAGAACGTGGTCGGCCTTCTGACCTCGCACGGCGGCGCCGACTTCACCGCGCTGTGCCGCGCCCTGCATGAGGAAGGCTATCGGTTCGGCGCGCTGGAGATCGACGCCGGGGCGTTCGTGCCTCAGTCGCGGCCCCGGGTGTTTGTAGTCGCCACGCGGAATGCGCCGGGCGACCTCGTCGGTTCCAGCGTCTTCCAGACGCGGGCCGTTCGTGAGGCGGCCGCGCGTCTGCCGGCCGATCTGCAGGCGGGATGGGTCTGGTGGGGCGCGCCGTCGCCGCCCGCGCGCAACACAGACCTCGCTTCGATGCTGGAGCCCGACGACAGGGTTGTCTGGAACCCGCCGGAACGCACTGCAGCCCTGCTGGCGCTGATGGCGCCATCGCATCGCGCCGCCGTCGAGGCGCGCCGGGTCGGGCGCGAGCGGGCCGTGGGCGCGGTCTTCCGGCGCATGCGCGGCGGCGAGCAACGCGCCGAGGTGCGGTTCGATGGTCTGGCCGGATGCCTGCGCACACCGCGCGGCGGCTCCTCGCGCCAGACCTTGCTGGTGATCGACGAGGGCGAAGTTCGCTCGCGCCTGATCTCGCCCCGCGAGGCCGCGCGCCTGATGGGTCTGCCTGACAGCTATCATCTACCCAAATCGCAGACCGCAGGTTTGCAAGTCATGGGCGATGGCGTCGCCGTCCCCGTCGTGCGCTGGCTGGCGGAAACGCTTCTAGCCCC
- a CDS encoding COG3650 family protein, which yields MRHALLIAAALMLAACGAPMGSSEEAPPPADAPVTVGPDYSGDFDALGTEPFWAVKVRAESVTLTRPDAPEVTTANPGVRADGEQGVWDGTAGEQRLVLRLTPGECSDGMSDRRYGYAAEVWIDGETLRGCAAKTAALAAQPRP from the coding sequence ATGCGCCACGCTCTCTTGATCGCCGCCGCCCTGATGCTCGCCGCCTGCGGGGCCCCGATGGGCTCCTCCGAGGAGGCGCCGCCGCCGGCCGACGCGCCGGTGACGGTCGGCCCTGACTATTCCGGCGACTTTGACGCGCTCGGAACCGAGCCGTTCTGGGCCGTGAAGGTGCGGGCCGAGAGCGTCACCCTGACACGTCCGGACGCGCCGGAGGTCACCACCGCCAACCCCGGCGTCCGCGCGGACGGCGAGCAGGGGGTCTGGGACGGCACGGCGGGCGAGCAGCGTCTGGTCTTGCGCCTGACGCCCGGCGAATGCTCGGACGGGATGTCGGACCGCCGCTACGGCTACGCCGCCGAGGTCTGGATCGACGGCGAGACCCTGCGGGGCTGCGCGGCCAAGACCGCCGCCCTGGCCGCTCAGCCCAGGCCCTAG
- a CDS encoding serine hydrolase domain-containing protein has protein sequence MSRKFVLAAVAALLLCAQAAPTIAAPARAAEASASVKIDKARINAALKAMVDSGRAVGVSALVWQGGQERYFGVAGMADREAGKPMGRDTLVQIFSMTKPVTGVALMQLWEQGKFGLDDPLARYLPEFADMKVSDGQGGVRPAARPILIRDVLRHTAGFSYGWGEGPADAAFRAADPLNLNNDLAEFGRRLATAPLLYDPGERWSYSAAVDVQALLVERLSGQPFETYVKTNILAPLGMKTTAWTQPEAAFVVLAATYQRGADGKLARQDDVVTRRMNFDPSRRLTMGGAGLVASIDDYARFSRMLLGQGALDGVRILKPSTVRLMASDHLDPRVTARSWLPGKGAVGFGFDVAVRNSQPQSPQENRGAVGEYFWDGMASTVFWVDPANQLTAVFFVQTLPFDGTLHSDFRAAVYGADYLGPKGD, from the coding sequence GTGTCCAGGAAGTTCGTTCTCGCCGCCGTCGCGGCGTTGCTGCTTTGCGCGCAGGCCGCGCCGACGATCGCCGCGCCCGCTCGGGCCGCCGAGGCGTCGGCGAGCGTCAAGATCGACAAGGCCAGGATCAATGCGGCGCTGAAGGCCATGGTCGACAGCGGTCGCGCCGTCGGGGTCTCGGCGCTGGTCTGGCAAGGCGGCCAGGAGCGCTATTTCGGCGTCGCCGGGATGGCCGACCGCGAGGCTGGCAAGCCCATGGGCCGCGACACCCTGGTTCAGATCTTCTCGATGACCAAGCCCGTCACGGGCGTGGCCCTGATGCAGCTTTGGGAGCAGGGCAAGTTCGGCCTGGATGATCCGCTGGCCCGCTATCTCCCGGAATTCGCCGACATGAAGGTGTCGGACGGTCAGGGCGGCGTGCGGCCGGCGGCCCGGCCGATCCTGATCCGCGATGTGCTGCGTCATACAGCGGGGTTTTCGTACGGCTGGGGCGAGGGCCCCGCCGATGCGGCTTTCCGCGCGGCGGATCCGCTGAACCTGAACAACGACCTTGCCGAATTCGGCCGCCGCCTGGCGACCGCGCCGCTGCTGTACGATCCTGGCGAGCGATGGAGCTACAGCGCCGCCGTCGACGTCCAGGCCCTGCTGGTGGAAAGGCTGTCAGGCCAGCCGTTCGAGACCTACGTCAAGACCAACATCCTTGCGCCGCTCGGCATGAAGACGACCGCCTGGACCCAGCCCGAGGCCGCCTTCGTCGTGTTGGCGGCGACCTATCAGAGGGGCGCGGACGGCAAGCTGGCGCGCCAGGACGATGTCGTCACCCGGCGGATGAATTTCGACCCCAGCCGTCGCCTGACCATGGGCGGGGCGGGGTTGGTGGCCTCGATCGACGACTACGCCCGCTTTTCCCGAATGCTGCTGGGGCAAGGCGCTCTGGACGGCGTGCGAATTCTCAAGCCTTCGACCGTGCGATTGATGGCCTCGGATCATCTCGACCCCCGGGTGACGGCGCGAAGCTGGCTGCCGGGCAAGGGAGCGGTCGGCTTCGGCTTCGATGTGGCCGTTCGCAACAGCCAGCCTCAAAGCCCGCAGGAGAATCGCGGCGCGGTGGGCGAGTACTTCTGGGACGGCATGGCCAGCACGGTGTTCTGGGTCGATCCGGCCAATCAGCTGACGGCGGTGTTTTTCGTGCAGACCCTGCCCTTTGACGGGACCTTGCACAGCGATTTTCGCGCGGCGGTCTATGGCGCCGACTATCTGGGTCCCAAAGGCGACTAG
- the rfbB gene encoding dTDP-glucose 4,6-dehydratase codes for MSQQNLRVMVTGGSGFIGSAVCRHLAGQNNVAILNYDKLTYAASQASLAMLEGKADYQFVQGDVADAALVSATIKAFRPDVVMHLAAESHVDRSITGPGDFIQTNIVGAYVMLQAALEHWRGLEGEAKDRFRFHHISTDEVFGSLGAEGLFSETTPYDPRSPYSASKASSDHLARAWHHTYGLPVVVSNCSNNYGPYHFPEKLIPLVTLNALEGKPLPVYGKGDNVRDWLHVEDHARALHLIATQGVPGESYNVGGRNERTNLQVVEAICDILDELRPIPGQSRRDLITFVADRPGHDARYAIDATKLETELGWKAQETFDTGLRKTIQWYLDNEAWWAPLRERYAGQRLGLSK; via the coding sequence ATGTCGCAGCAAAATCTTCGCGTGATGGTGACCGGCGGGTCGGGGTTCATCGGCTCGGCCGTGTGCCGTCATCTGGCTGGCCAGAACAATGTCGCGATCCTCAACTACGACAAGCTGACCTATGCCGCCTCGCAGGCCAGCCTGGCCATGCTGGAAGGCAAGGCCGACTACCAGTTCGTGCAGGGCGATGTCGCCGATGCGGCGCTGGTTTCGGCGACGATCAAGGCGTTCCGACCCGACGTCGTGATGCATCTGGCCGCCGAGAGCCATGTCGATCGCTCGATCACCGGTCCGGGCGACTTCATCCAGACCAACATCGTCGGCGCCTATGTGATGCTGCAGGCCGCGCTTGAGCACTGGCGCGGTTTGGAAGGCGAGGCGAAGGACCGTTTCCGCTTCCACCACATCTCGACCGACGAGGTGTTCGGCAGCCTGGGCGCCGAAGGGCTGTTCAGCGAGACCACGCCCTATGATCCGCGCTCGCCCTATTCGGCGTCGAAGGCCTCGTCGGACCACCTGGCGCGGGCCTGGCATCACACCTATGGCCTGCCGGTCGTGGTCTCCAACTGCTCGAACAACTACGGGCCCTATCACTTCCCCGAGAAGCTGATCCCGCTGGTCACGCTGAACGCGCTCGAAGGCAAGCCGCTGCCGGTCTATGGCAAGGGCGACAATGTCCGCGACTGGCTGCACGTCGAGGATCACGCCCGCGCTCTGCACCTGATCGCCACCCAGGGCGTCCCGGGCGAGAGCTACAATGTCGGCGGCCGCAACGAGCGGACCAATCTTCAGGTGGTCGAGGCGATCTGCGACATCCTCGATGAGCTGCGCCCGATCCCCGGCCAGAGCCGCCGCGATCTGATCACCTTCGTCGCCGATCGGCCGGGCCACGACGCCCGCTACGCCATCGACGCCACCAAGCTGGAGACCGAGCTCGGCTGGAAGGCGCAGGAGACGTTCGACACGGGCCTGCGCAAGACCATCCAGTGGTACCTCGACAACGAGGCCTGGTGGGCGCCGCTGCGCGAACGTTATGCGGGCCAGCGCCTGGGCCTGTCGAAGTAG
- the purU gene encoding formyltetrahydrofolate deformylase, which translates to MILTLSCPDQRGIVAKVSAFLFERGCNILDAQQFDDQETGQFFMRVVFDADGADREALRGDFGALADGFKMKWTLRNRTDRYRVLLLASKFDHCLADLVYRWRIGELPMDITGVVSNHPAETYAHVDLSGLDFHHLPVTKETKFEQEAELWKLIQETKTDIVVLARYMQVLSDGLSAKLQGRCINIHHSFLPGFKGAKPYHQAHARGVKLIGASAHYVTGDLDEGPIIEQDVERISHRDTPEDLVRKGRDIERRVLARALRYRLEDRVLLNGRKTVVFTD; encoded by the coding sequence ATGATCCTGACCCTTTCCTGTCCCGACCAGCGCGGCATTGTCGCCAAGGTCTCCGCCTTCCTGTTCGAGCGCGGCTGCAACATTCTCGATGCGCAGCAGTTCGATGACCAGGAGACCGGTCAGTTCTTCATGCGCGTGGTCTTCGACGCCGACGGCGCGGACCGGGAGGCCCTGCGCGGCGACTTCGGCGCACTCGCCGACGGCTTCAAGATGAAGTGGACGCTGCGCAACCGCACCGACCGCTACCGCGTGCTGCTGTTGGCCAGCAAGTTCGACCACTGCCTGGCCGATCTCGTCTATCGCTGGCGCATCGGCGAGCTGCCGATGGACATCACCGGCGTGGTCTCCAACCACCCGGCCGAAACCTACGCCCACGTCGATCTGTCGGGTCTGGATTTCCATCACCTGCCGGTGACCAAGGAGACCAAGTTCGAGCAGGAAGCCGAGCTCTGGAAGCTGATCCAGGAGACGAAAACCGACATCGTCGTCCTCGCCCGCTACATGCAGGTGCTGTCCGACGGCCTGTCGGCGAAGCTGCAGGGCCGCTGCATCAACATCCACCACTCATTCCTGCCGGGCTTCAAGGGCGCCAAGCCCTACCACCAGGCCCATGCGCGCGGCGTGAAGCTGATCGGCGCTTCGGCGCACTATGTGACCGGCGACCTCGATGAAGGCCCGATCATCGAGCAGGACGTCGAGCGCATCAGCCATCGCGACACGCCCGAGGACCTCGTTCGCAAGGGCCGCGACATCGAGCGCCGGGTGCTGGCCCGGGCCCTGCGTTACCGCCTGGAGGACCGGGTGCTGCTCAACGGCCGCAAGACCGTGGTGTTCACCGATTAG
- the argE gene encoding acetylornithine deacetylase: MVASSEALSARAIDILAKLVAFDTTSRRSNLALIEWVEQYLAELNVPTRRVPNAEGTKSNLMAMIGPAVEGGVVLSGHTDVVPVDGQPWSTDPWVLTERDGRLYGRGTCDMKGFLALALAAAPDLAKADLRKPVHLAFSYDEEVGCLGAPDMIDVIAREVPRPALVVVGEPTDMVAVRAHKGIASFKVTVTGREAHSSLTHLGVSANMVAIKLMAMLVGLSEKLEREADPNSPFTPKGATLTIGQVNGGTAVNILARECVFIFDLRTPAGMDPVALLSDFFAMASALDAEIKAKAPEGGVKVERRSLTPAFAPEEDGVAEAFARKLAGDNGPARVVPYAAEAGQFQGAGFSTVICGPGSIDQAHQPNEYVEISQMQRGAAFMRRLVEDLST, encoded by the coding sequence ATGGTCGCCTCCTCCGAAGCCCTGTCCGCCCGCGCCATCGACATCCTGGCCAAGCTGGTGGCGTTCGACACCACCTCGCGCCGCTCGAACCTCGCGCTGATCGAATGGGTCGAGCAATATCTGGCCGAGCTGAACGTCCCGACCCGTCGCGTGCCGAACGCGGAGGGGACGAAATCAAACCTGATGGCGATGATCGGACCGGCCGTGGAGGGCGGGGTCGTGCTGTCGGGCCATACCGACGTGGTGCCGGTCGACGGCCAGCCCTGGTCCACCGATCCCTGGGTGCTCACCGAGCGTGACGGTCGGCTCTACGGACGCGGAACCTGCGACATGAAGGGGTTCCTGGCCCTGGCGTTGGCCGCAGCGCCAGATCTCGCCAAGGCCGACCTGCGCAAGCCCGTGCACCTGGCGTTCTCGTATGACGAAGAGGTCGGCTGCCTGGGCGCGCCCGACATGATCGACGTGATCGCCCGCGAGGTCCCCCGCCCCGCCTTGGTGGTGGTGGGCGAGCCCACCGACATGGTGGCGGTACGCGCCCACAAGGGCATCGCCAGCTTCAAGGTCACGGTCACCGGCCGCGAGGCCCATTCCAGCCTGACCCATCTGGGGGTCTCGGCCAACATGGTCGCGATCAAGCTGATGGCCATGCTGGTCGGTCTCTCCGAAAAGCTCGAGCGCGAAGCCGACCCGAACTCGCCGTTCACGCCCAAGGGCGCGACCCTGACGATCGGTCAGGTCAACGGCGGCACGGCGGTCAATATCCTGGCGCGCGAATGCGTGTTCATCTTCGACCTGCGCACGCCCGCCGGCATGGATCCGGTCGCGCTCCTGTCGGACTTCTTCGCCATGGCGTCGGCCCTGGACGCCGAGATCAAGGCCAAGGCGCCCGAGGGCGGCGTCAAGGTCGAGCGGCGCTCACTGACCCCGGCCTTCGCGCCGGAAGAGGACGGCGTCGCCGAGGCCTTCGCCCGCAAGCTGGCCGGCGACAACGGTCCGGCGCGCGTCGTGCCCTACGCGGCCGAGGCGGGCCAGTTCCAGGGCGCGGGTTTCTCGACCGTGATCTGCGGTCCCGGCTCGATCGACCAGGCCCACCAGCCCAACGAGTATGTCGAGATCAGCCAGATGCAGCGCGGGGCGGCGTTCATGAGGCGGTTGGTCGAGGATCTTTCCACCTAA
- a CDS encoding glycosyltransferase family 2 protein, whose protein sequence is MPSETTEHKTGPAVTVVIVSYQSGPTLEPCLARLAAQTFRDFETILIDNASSDGAPQAAAKAHPWVDFVEAGANLGFAAGNNLAARRAKGRWLVLLNPDAYAEPDWLEELMAGAARHPTVKSFASLQLSADRPGLLDGAGDNVTSAGIPFRGGYGRKPPAVLPEGEVFSACGAAMLIDRDLFLAVGGFDERYFCYCEDVDLGYRLRLYGQPTLLLPKAKVAHVGSASTGVRSDFSIFHGSRNRVWTFLKNTPGWLLPVTLPLHVAVTAGLLLLHWRRGDVAPAIRGIRAALKREDLDQVMADRRAIQAQRKVSPGAILRVMSLDPAAFIGRRFVIRKWRGA, encoded by the coding sequence ATGCCGTCTGAAACGACCGAACACAAGACCGGCCCAGCGGTAACGGTGGTCATCGTCTCCTACCAGAGCGGGCCAACGCTGGAGCCTTGCCTGGCCAGGCTGGCGGCGCAGACGTTCCGCGACTTCGAGACGATCCTGATCGACAACGCCTCGAGCGACGGCGCGCCCCAGGCCGCCGCCAAGGCCCATCCTTGGGTCGATTTCGTCGAGGCGGGCGCCAATCTCGGCTTCGCCGCCGGCAACAACCTGGCCGCCCGGCGCGCCAAGGGCCGGTGGCTGGTGCTGCTCAATCCTGACGCCTATGCCGAACCCGACTGGCTGGAAGAGCTGATGGCGGGCGCGGCGCGCCACCCGACCGTGAAAAGCTTCGCCTCCCTGCAGCTGTCCGCCGACCGCCCAGGCTTGCTGGACGGCGCCGGCGACAATGTCACCAGCGCGGGCATACCGTTTCGCGGCGGGTATGGCCGCAAGCCGCCGGCGGTCTTACCCGAGGGCGAGGTGTTCTCGGCCTGCGGCGCGGCGATGCTGATCGATCGGGACCTCTTCCTGGCGGTCGGCGGCTTTGACGAGCGCTACTTCTGCTACTGCGAGGACGTCGATCTCGGCTACCGCCTACGGCTCTATGGCCAGCCGACGCTGCTGCTGCCCAAGGCCAAGGTCGCCCATGTCGGCTCGGCCAGCACCGGGGTTCGGTCGGATTTCTCGATCTTCCACGGTTCTCGCAACCGGGTCTGGACCTTCCTGAAGAACACGCCCGGCTGGCTGTTGCCGGTGACGCTGCCGCTGCACGTGGCGGTGACGGCCGGTCTTCTGCTGCTGCACTGGCGGCGGGGCGATGTCGCGCCGGCGATCCGGGGCATCCGGGCGGCGCTCAAACGCGAGGATCTCGACCAGGTGATGGCGGATCGTCGGGCGATCCAGGCCCAGCGCAAGGTCTCGCCGGGCGCGATCCTGCGGGTGATGTCGCTTGATCCGGCGGCGTTCATCGGCCGCCGGTTCGTGATCCGGAAGTGGCGGGGCGCGTAA
- the rfbC gene encoding dTDP-4-dehydrorhamnose 3,5-epimerase encodes MKITPLAIPEVLLITPARHGDERGWFSETFRQSALEEAGFKAAFVQDNHVRSTTRGIQRGLHYQKPPHAQDKLLRCVVGSIFDVAVDIRKGSPTFGQWVGAELSAQNRQQLLVPKGFAHGYVTLSDACEVLYKVTDYYAPQAEGGVRWSDPAIGIDWPIPVNEITANDRDNAAPLLAEIETPFAY; translated from the coding sequence ATGAAGATCACACCGCTGGCGATCCCCGAAGTGCTGCTTATCACGCCCGCGCGCCATGGCGATGAGCGCGGCTGGTTTTCCGAGACCTTCCGGCAATCGGCGCTGGAGGAGGCTGGGTTCAAAGCGGCCTTCGTCCAGGACAATCACGTGCGCTCGACGACGCGCGGCATCCAGCGCGGCCTGCACTACCAGAAGCCGCCGCACGCCCAGGACAAGCTGCTGCGCTGCGTGGTCGGATCGATCTTCGACGTCGCGGTCGACATTCGCAAAGGCTCGCCGACCTTCGGCCAATGGGTCGGGGCCGAGCTGTCGGCGCAGAATCGCCAGCAACTCCTCGTACCCAAGGGCTTCGCCCACGGTTACGTGACCCTGAGCGACGCCTGCGAGGTGCTCTACAAGGTCACCGACTACTACGCGCCCCAAGCCGAGGGCGGCGTGCGCTGGAGCGATCCGGCGATCGGCATCGACTGGCCAATCCCGGTGAACGAGATCACGGCCAACGACCGCGACAACGCCGCGCCGCTGCTGGCGGAGATTGAGACGCCGTTCGCATACTGA